The proteins below come from a single bacterium genomic window:
- a CDS encoding helix-turn-helix domain-containing protein: MIIENEQFLSVKQFAEKLNVSTSLIYKYIRAGKFHKDLYIRFGRKILFRTSKIDKYLFPQEKPPEEEMRELTLQLLKHFNQECQ; the protein is encoded by the coding sequence ATGATAATTGAAAATGAGCAGTTTTTATCGGTAAAACAGTTTGCTGAAAAATTAAACGTATCTACAAGTTTGATTTACAAGTATATTAGGGCTGGCAAATTCCATAAGGATCTCTATATACGCTTCGGTAGAAAAATATTGTTCCGAACAAGTAAAATAGACAAATATTTATTTCCGCAAGAAAAGCCCCCTGAAGAGGAAATGCGGGAATTAACTTTGCAACTGCTTAAACATTTTAATCAAGAGTGTCAATAA
- a CDS encoding ArdC-like ssDNA-binding domain-containing protein — MEQNQINYSDLLKDAVTKEGKLMEAYRAFHNFSLLNRIYACWQLSAMKKDITPIKTFNQWKEINRQVKKGEKALELCMPVQKTWYKFTDSKKQIPYSTPKEQIKKMLGSGKIEKYNYKDFVFKKYWFALSQTAGEEFKPDDMPKNWNKEKALQELKIKEIPFSSINGNCQGYATFNNEIAINPLAQLPTKTLFHEIAHILLGHTDKEAMADNKDLPINLVEAEAEATALLVLESLGLEGSCYCRGYIQSWYKEKGFPEKSAQKIISVADKILKAGA, encoded by the coding sequence TTGGAACAAAATCAAATTAACTACAGCGACCTATTAAAGGATGCTGTAACGAAAGAGGGCAAACTCATGGAAGCTTATCGGGCATTCCATAACTTCAGTCTGTTGAATCGGATTTATGCCTGTTGGCAGTTATCCGCTATGAAAAAAGACATAACCCCTATTAAAACTTTTAACCAGTGGAAAGAAATAAACAGGCAAGTCAAAAAAGGTGAAAAGGCACTTGAACTCTGTATGCCGGTACAAAAGACTTGGTACAAGTTTACTGACAGTAAAAAACAAATTCCTTATAGCACACCCAAAGAACAAATAAAAAAAATGCTTGGATCAGGAAAGATTGAGAAATACAACTATAAAGACTTTGTATTTAAAAAATACTGGTTTGCTTTATCTCAAACTGCTGGAGAAGAATTCAAACCCGATGATATGCCTAAAAACTGGAACAAAGAAAAAGCATTGCAAGAACTTAAAATAAAAGAAATTCCTTTTAGTTCCATAAATGGGAATTGTCAGGGATATGCCACATTTAACAATGAAATTGCAATAAATCCGCTTGCACAACTCCCGACAAAAACCCTATTTCATGAAATAGCACATATTTTACTAGGTCATACAGATAAAGAAGCAATGGCAGACAATAAGGACTTACCCATAAACCTTGTAGAAGCTGAGGCAGAGGCTACAGCCTTACTAGTACTGGAATCGCTTGGATTGGAAGGTTCTTGCTACTGTCGTGGCTATATTCAATCTTGGTATAAGGAAAAGGGATTTCCTGAAAAATCAGCACAAAAGATAATATCAGTAGCCGATAAAATCTTGAAGGCAGGGGCTTAG
- a CDS encoding site-specific integrase, translating into MASIRKRNWINKDGKRTFCWMVDFIDNEGNRESKSGFKTKVEAEAYRAKIEHSLNTGSYIKDNKILFESAMAIFIESHINHYCKFSTADTYKSVINQHILPFFKGKKLNDIKPTTIHSFITDRKDHEASISRINEILKVLKVFFNKLEELEMIQNNPARCIKKLKEVKKEMKILSKEQINILLESSKNTNQQAYTLISTAIFTGIRQGELLALTWEDVDFTNNIININKTVYDGIVTTTKTESSVRKITMCKGLKKVLQEWKLRTSNDNLVFPNKKGNHIDKKNLTARIFKPILKNAELPNIRWHDLRHTYASIMISERASMRVVQEQLGHKSFKTTMDTYTHTLASDAEKYIEILDGIITKEDEKILEAV; encoded by the coding sequence ATGGCAAGTATAAGAAAAAGAAATTGGATAAATAAAGACGGCAAAAGGACTTTTTGTTGGATGGTTGACTTTATAGATAATGAAGGCAACAGAGAAAGCAAGTCAGGCTTTAAAACTAAAGTTGAGGCAGAGGCATACAGAGCAAAAATTGAACATTCTTTAAATACAGGCAGTTATATAAAAGATAACAAAATACTTTTTGAATCGGCTATGGCTATTTTTATTGAATCCCACATAAATCATTATTGTAAATTTAGTACAGCGGATACTTATAAAAGTGTAATAAATCAGCATATTTTGCCATTTTTTAAAGGGAAAAAACTTAATGATATTAAGCCAACAACAATTCATAGCTTTATAACCGACAGAAAAGACCATGAAGCATCTATTTCTAGGATAAATGAAATATTGAAAGTCTTAAAAGTGTTTTTTAATAAGCTTGAAGAATTGGAAATGATTCAGAATAATCCCGCAAGATGTATTAAAAAACTTAAAGAGGTAAAAAAAGAAATGAAAATTTTATCAAAAGAACAAATAAATATTTTACTTGAAAGCTCTAAAAACACCAATCAGCAAGCATATACATTAATATCGACAGCCATTTTTACAGGAATAAGACAAGGCGAGTTACTGGCTTTAACTTGGGAAGATGTAGATTTTACCAATAATATTATAAATATTAATAAAACTGTCTATGATGGAATTGTAACAACAACAAAAACAGAAAGTTCCGTTAGAAAAATAACTATGTGCAAAGGCTTAAAGAAAGTCTTACAAGAATGGAAATTAAGAACTTCAAATGATAATTTAGTTTTCCCTAATAAAAAAGGGAATCACATAGACAAGAAAAACCTTACTGCAAGAATATTTAAACCTATTTTAAAAAATGCAGAGTTGCCGAATATTCGATGGCATGACCTTAGACATACTTATGCTTCAATCATGATTTCTGAAAGAGCTTCAATGCGTGTTGTTCAAGAGCAATTAGGTCATAAATCATTTAAAACCACTATGGATACTTATACACACACCTTAGCAAGTGATGCAGAAAAATATATTGAAATTTTAGACGGTATAATTACAAAAGAAGATGAAAAAATTTTAGAAGCCGTATAA
- a CDS encoding site-specific integrase, with protein MEFVQPLRDKNCIEKVKNILLKNGYRDYLLFVSGINTGLRISDLLKLRVSDVKDKSHIEFRETKTGKNKRFYISPTLKTCFDNYIVSMTSEQFLFSSRKGNNRPITRVQAYKIINDAVKATGLCDKIGTHTLRKTFGYWHYQQFKDVALLQDIFNHSAPSVTLRYIGINDDMKDKTIAEFSL; from the coding sequence ATGGAATTTGTACAACCTCTTCGAGATAAAAATTGTATAGAAAAAGTAAAAAATATTCTCTTAAAAAACGGTTATCGGGATTATTTGTTGTTTGTTTCAGGAATCAATACAGGTTTGCGAATATCAGACCTACTAAAACTAAGAGTGTCTGATGTGAAGGATAAAAGCCATATTGAGTTCAGGGAAACTAAAACGGGCAAAAACAAACGTTTTTATATATCCCCTACACTTAAGACCTGCTTCGACAATTACATCGTTTCTATGACCTCTGAACAGTTCTTGTTTTCCAGCAGGAAAGGAAATAACAGACCGATTACCAGAGTGCAAGCGTATAAAATTATTAATGATGCTGTCAAGGCTACAGGTTTATGCGACAAAATCGGCACACATACTCTGAGAAAGACTTTCGGGTACTGGCACTACCAACAGTTCAAAGACGTGGCACTATTGCAGGATATTTTTAACCATTCTGCGCCTAGTGTGACCCTCCGCTATATCGGCATTAACGATGATATGAAAGACAAAACTATTGCTGAATTTTCGTTATAA
- a CDS encoding tyrosine-type recombinase/integrase, whose product MSVYQSKAGTWFYKFMIRGKTYHKSIPEATCMKDAEKAQTILKAQILQGKYDLAEGKGEMFFDNLITVFVKYGEINRIGWHNDRYTVEGIKKFFSGKKLKDITPFMIEKYRLYRKNKGIANATINRNVSIISKMFNIAIDNGWTNDNPCSAKKVKPLRADNKVERFLFPEEEEALINSCIKEDVYLRSIIIVLLHTAMRKGECLSLKWSENIDFKQKSITLYKTKSGKMRRIPMSNTVYNELIELYNNKKSDYVFTNPFTNNRYENIKKGFKRVCKRANIENLTPHCLRHSAATKMVFAGIDLAVVQEILGHADIATTMRYSHPVPERKVQAIQALDTLLTGQNSHLCAVK is encoded by the coding sequence ATGAGTGTGTATCAAAGCAAAGCAGGAACTTGGTTCTATAAATTTATGATACGTGGAAAGACCTATCATAAAAGTATTCCAGAAGCGACTTGTATGAAAGATGCTGAAAAAGCACAAACTATTTTAAAAGCACAAATCTTACAAGGCAAATATGACCTTGCTGAAGGCAAAGGCGAAATGTTTTTTGATAATTTAATTACTGTGTTTGTTAAATACGGAGAAATTAACCGTATCGGTTGGCATAATGATAGATATACTGTTGAAGGAATCAAGAAGTTCTTTTCAGGAAAGAAATTAAAAGATATAACTCCTTTTATGATTGAAAAATATAGGCTTTATAGAAAAAATAAAGGCATTGCCAATGCTACAATTAATAGAAACGTTTCTATTATCTCAAAAATGTTTAATATAGCTATAGATAATGGCTGGACAAATGATAATCCCTGTTCTGCAAAGAAAGTAAAACCTTTGAGAGCGGATAATAAAGTTGAAAGGTTTTTATTCCCTGAAGAGGAAGAAGCTCTTATAAATAGCTGCATTAAGGAAGATGTTTATTTAAGATCTATAATTATCGTTCTTCTTCACACTGCTATGAGAAAAGGTGAGTGTTTATCGTTAAAATGGTCTGAAAATATTGACTTTAAGCAGAAGTCTATTACTTTATACAAGACTAAGAGCGGAAAAATGAGACGTATCCCTATGAGCAACACAGTTTATAATGAATTAATTGAACTTTATAACAATAAAAAGTCAGATTATGTCTTTACAAATCCTTTCACAAATAATAGATATGAGAACATTAAAAAGGGTTTTAAGCGTGTTTGCAAAAGAGCAAATATTGAAAATTTAACTCCTCATTGTTTAAGACACTCTGCCGCTACAAAAATGGTATTTGCAGGAATTGACCTTGCTGTAGTACAAGAAATTCTTGGACACGCTGATATTGCAACGACAATGCGATATTCACATCCTGTTCCTGAAAGAAAAGTTCAAGCAATTCAGGCATTGGATACTCTTTTAACAGGACAGAATAGTCATCTATGTGCTGTAAAATAA
- a CDS encoding site-specific DNA-methyltransferase, translating to MTIINEVMMGDSLNVLRKIPDSYVDCVVTSPPYWGLRDYSTNPVLWNDGWAGELGQEPDFNQYVSHLCDIFDEAKRVLKDTGTCWVNLGDTYGGSGMGITSTGHCKGKNSILPDDLSYLPKKAPQKGIYDKSLLMIPFRFAIEMVNRGWILRNVIIWQKPNCMPQSVKDRFTVDFEYLFFFSKNKKYYFEQQLEPFKESTIKRCKSGCNENKGANYQGLNKKNYEKIQEKILTGKLEGRNMRSVWDIPTTNFSGTHFATYPPKLIEIPIKSGCPENGIVLDPFMGSGTTGLVAKQLNLNWLGIELNPEYAEMAEKRIKAV from the coding sequence ATGACTATTATTAATGAAGTTATGATGGGGGATAGTTTAAATGTTTTGAGAAAAATTCCTGATAGTTATGTAGATTGTGTTGTAACCTCACCACCATACTGGGGATTAAGAGATTACAGCACTAATCCTGTATTATGGAATGACGGTTGGGCAGGAGAATTAGGACAGGAACCTGATTTTAACCAATATGTTTCACATCTATGTGATATTTTCGATGAAGCTAAAAGAGTATTGAAAGATACAGGAACTTGCTGGGTGAATCTGGGCGATACTTATGGTGGAAGCGGCATGGGTATAACCAGCACAGGTCATTGTAAAGGAAAAAATTCTATTTTACCTGATGATTTGAGTTACCTTCCTAAAAAAGCACCTCAAAAAGGTATATATGATAAGAGTTTACTTATGATTCCATTCAGGTTTGCTATTGAAATGGTAAATAGGGGGTGGATATTAAGAAATGTCATAATATGGCAGAAACCTAACTGTATGCCGCAAAGTGTTAAAGACAGATTCACCGTTGATTTTGAATATTTATTTTTCTTTAGCAAGAATAAAAAATACTACTTTGAGCAACAGCTTGAACCGTTCAAGGAATCTACAATAAAACGTTGCAAAAGCGGATGTAATGAAAACAAAGGCGCTAATTATCAGGGCTTGAATAAAAAAAACTATGAAAAAATACAAGAAAAGATTTTAACAGGGAAGCTGGAAGGAAGAAATATGCGTAGTGTTTGGGATATACCTACAACAAACTTTAGCGGAACTCATTTTGCAACATATCCCCCAAAATTAATAGAAATACCTATAAAGTCTGGCTGTCCTGAAAATGGTATTGTACTTGATCCTTTTATGGGAAGCGGAACCACCGGACTTGTTGCAAAACAGCTTAACCTTAACTGGCTTGGAATTGAACTAAATCCTGAATACGCCGAAATGGCAGAGAAAAGAATTAAAGCAGTATAA
- a CDS encoding helix-turn-helix domain-containing protein has product MTINNFALSLELLSVEQVAEFLQISEKTIYSYTCNSGKNGGSKRKRFPKEVYIKLGRKILFVKSKLFLWLENGAEFI; this is encoded by the coding sequence ATGACTATTAACAATTTTGCTCTAAGTTTAGAGTTGCTTTCAGTGGAGCAGGTAGCGGAATTTTTACAAATTTCTGAGAAAACTATTTATTCATATACTTGCAACTCAGGTAAAAATGGTGGCAGCAAAAGAAAAAGATTTCCAAAAGAAGTTTACATAAAACTGGGCAGAAAGATCCTATTTGTCAAGAGTAAATTATTTTTGTGGCTGGAAAATGGCGCGGAGTTTATTTAA
- a CDS encoding Lin1244/Lin1753 domain-containing protein produces the protein MARAKFKQPWFAHDYYSRNDPKLQELISELGYKGLGIFWCIIEILYEQGGYLPKNKIKSTAFSLKIKQDFLIKVLENYELFENDEDFYFSNACLNRLKEKEEISAIRSENGTKGGNAKANKNVANATNLPEQNEAIREEDITEQDITGDNIILEKSTGDNIVPSEQLDSLNSPDSSSDIILALSSESNDLSPSPPKTDSLSHICPTDNKIDNINPVKKEYGCNNNILLTDIEYQDFNEIVKSKKMTTNIINSLSKNIYEEKYKPPYNFPKLLMSFLYKKIFYILNDNSMIEQDGDNIVLLSKRITPKNYTSNTISAKDFNENYLSDYLDDLIDILKEANLYPL, from the coding sequence GTGGCTAGAGCTAAATTTAAACAACCGTGGTTTGCACACGATTATTATTCAAGAAATGATCCTAAACTACAGGAATTGATTTCCGAATTAGGATATAAAGGTTTAGGAATTTTTTGGTGCATAATTGAAATTTTATATGAGCAAGGAGGCTATCTCCCAAAAAATAAAATTAAAAGTACAGCATTTTCCTTAAAAATTAAACAGGATTTTTTAATTAAAGTTTTAGAAAACTATGAACTTTTTGAAAATGATGAAGATTTTTATTTTTCAAATGCTTGCTTAAATAGGTTAAAAGAGAAGGAAGAGATTTCCGCCATACGCTCTGAGAATGGAACTAAAGGGGGTAATGCCAAAGCAAATAAAAATGTAGCAAATGCTACAAATTTGCCGGAGCAAAATGAAGCTATTAGAGAAGAGGATATTACAGAACAGGACATTACAGGAGATAATATTATATTAGAGAAAAGTACAGGAGATAACATTGTTCCTTCGGAACAACTTGATTCTCTAAATTCGCCGGACTCTTCCTCTGATATAATATTAGCTCTTTCTTCTGAAAGTAACGATCTCTCTCCCTCTCCTCCTAAAACAGATTCTCTATCTCATATTTGTCCTACGGACAATAAAATAGATAATATAAACCCTGTTAAGAAAGAATATGGGTGTAATAATAATATCCTGTTAACAGATATAGAATATCAAGATTTCAATGAAATTGTTAAAAGTAAAAAAATGACAACCAATATAATCAATAGCCTATCTAAAAATATTTATGAAGAAAAATATAAACCACCTTATAATTTTCCTAAATTGTTAATGAGCTTTCTTTATAAAAAAATATTTTATATCCTGAATGATAATTCAATGATAGAACAGGACGGGGATAATATAGTATTACTATCTAAAAGAATTACACCTAAAAATTATACAAGTAATACTATATCCGCCAAAGATTTTAATGAAAATTATCTTTCTGACTATTTAGACGATTTAATAGATATTTTAAAAGAAGCAAATTTATATCCTCTGTAA
- a CDS encoding response regulator transcription factor codes for MKIKILIAEDHELTRQRIAFGLKKYSEIEVLAEAENGKKIIDLAIKLNPDLILMDISMPVLNGIDATKEIKQYNPNIKIIMFTSYTEKENVLSAFNSGADAYCMKNIKIDELINIIKTVNEGTMWIDSSVAAYIMEYLQSKTISNQIQKENQETYTDFGLTPREKDVLRLIAEGLSNKDISEQLSLSVYTVKYHVSNVIQKLSVDDRTQAALLALKERIL; via the coding sequence ATGAAAATAAAAATACTTATCGCTGAAGATCATGAACTTACAAGACAAAGAATAGCTTTCGGATTAAAAAAATATTCGGAAATTGAAGTTTTGGCAGAAGCTGAAAATGGTAAGAAAATTATAGATTTAGCGATAAAATTAAATCCTGATTTAATTTTAATGGATATATCAATGCCTGTTTTGAACGGAATTGATGCCACAAAAGAAATTAAACAATATAATCCGAATATCAAAATTATTATGTTTACGTCTTATACCGAAAAAGAAAATGTATTGTCTGCCTTTAATTCAGGTGCTGATGCATATTGTATGAAAAATATTAAAATTGATGAGCTTATAAATATAATAAAAACTGTTAATGAAGGAACTATGTGGATTGATTCTTCTGTTGCTGCATATATTATGGAATATCTTCAGTCAAAAACAATTAGTAATCAAATACAAAAAGAAAATCAAGAAACTTATACTGATTTTGGATTAACTCCAAGAGAAAAAGACGTTTTGAGGCTTATTGCAGAAGGATTAAGTAATAAAGATATATCTGAACAGCTTTCATTATCTGTTTACACAGTCAAATATCATGTAAGCAATGTTATTCAAAAGCTATCCGTTGATGACAGAACACAAGCTGCACTCTTAGCTTTAAAAGAAAGAATTTTATAA
- a CDS encoding DUF1249 domain-containing protein, producing the protein MNNKAALNKFENLYEKLNEIINLPEFIKHNAGYNLKLKNSGYMDLSVELLEKNTEFIFLSLTHYGKLNGDLMADPDMTVRINPKNKTAEALTYQNDYISVYHEVYPEVNKINLLYKKQLNDFLHTWLCNLKNQGFKNNIY; encoded by the coding sequence ATGAACAATAAAGCAGCTTTAAATAAATTTGAAAACCTTTATGAAAAACTGAATGAAATTATAAACCTGCCGGAATTTATAAAACATAATGCGGGATACAATTTAAAACTAAAAAATTCAGGATATATGGATCTTTCAGTTGAATTATTAGAAAAGAACACGGAATTTATATTTTTATCCCTGACTCATTACGGAAAATTAAACGGGGATCTTATGGCAGATCCCGATATGACTGTTAGAATAAACCCAAAAAATAAAACAGCAGAAGCATTAACATATCAAAATGATTATATTAGCGTTTATCACGAAGTATATCCAGAAGTGAATAAAATAAACCTGTTGTATAAAAAACAGCTTAACGATTTTTTGCATACTTGGCTTTGTAATTTAAAAAATCAGGGCTTTAAAAACAACATTTATTAA
- a CDS encoding HAMP domain-containing sensor histidine kinase, with protein MLKFSKYFIILFLISAILPLFLMFSWHQYQEKHLKKDKEQRIFSIGFKQLNFTSKNYLKVRENNILRVIENTPIKDISLKQLKNILEVKQVSWIAANKDFVVKNLNQYERITAYYDLTENQDNKKPELSAVYIVPFKKVDISGIKIVYKVDIKELFPAGPFDMELYSGDKINKNNLLETVKDPFSPPFLLKENKKRLPENELTGIPKNKNIPHDVIKLTDYRGKTIASILLKRHNPPPGPWIAPEKLGMIILFTGALFSLFIGLYLNNNFIKPLLTLSNALNKLQQGELLSQLNTNIAQKELQHAFESFNKVVTGLKEKEEIRNSFISNLTHDLRTPLIAQEKTLELISKEFEELGLKDSFELAKNLEKNNSHILRMVNLILEAYRFDLKDLKLTMTKINLYDVVENCFEQLQILAQEKNICLINQIPNDFPFIVADQNSLNRIFLNLVSNSIENISDEGKVLISVDSYEKFININIEDNGNGILQEDIEHIFDRYFTGKSYERKIGSGLGLFVCKELIRLHNGEISVQSEKDKYTRFIIKLPTKFEENWI; from the coding sequence ATGCTTAAGTTTTCAAAATATTTCATTATTTTATTTTTAATTTCTGCTATTTTGCCTTTGTTTTTAATGTTTTCCTGGCATCAATATCAAGAGAAACATTTAAAGAAAGATAAAGAACAGCGTATTTTTTCAATTGGCTTTAAGCAGTTGAATTTTACAAGTAAAAACTATTTAAAAGTAAGAGAGAATAATATTTTACGAGTTATAGAAAATACTCCGATAAAAGATATTTCTTTAAAACAATTAAAAAATATTTTAGAAGTAAAACAGGTAAGTTGGATAGCTGCTAATAAGGACTTTGTAGTCAAAAACTTAAATCAATATGAAAGAATAACTGCATATTATGATTTAACGGAAAATCAGGACAATAAAAAACCGGAATTGTCAGCTGTTTATATTGTCCCTTTTAAAAAAGTTGATATCAGCGGAATTAAGATTGTTTATAAAGTTGATATTAAAGAATTATTTCCGGCAGGTCCTTTCGATATGGAGTTGTATTCAGGAGATAAAATAAATAAAAATAATCTTTTGGAAACAGTAAAAGATCCGTTTTCACCGCCATTTCTATTAAAAGAAAATAAAAAAAGATTACCGGAAAATGAACTTACGGGAATTCCAAAAAATAAAAATATTCCGCATGATGTAATAAAATTAACTGATTATAGAGGTAAAACAATTGCTTCAATATTGTTAAAACGTCATAATCCGCCCCCCGGACCTTGGATTGCACCTGAAAAACTCGGAATGATAATTTTATTTACAGGCGCATTATTTAGTTTATTTATTGGCTTATATCTCAATAATAACTTTATAAAACCTTTGTTAACCCTGTCTAATGCTTTAAATAAATTACAACAGGGTGAATTATTGTCCCAATTAAATACAAATATCGCCCAAAAAGAATTACAACATGCGTTTGAAAGTTTTAATAAAGTCGTAACAGGATTAAAAGAGAAAGAAGAAATAAGAAACAGTTTTATATCAAACCTGACCCATGATCTTAGAACTCCTTTGATAGCTCAGGAAAAAACGCTTGAATTAATTTCAAAAGAATTTGAAGAATTAGGATTAAAAGACAGTTTTGAACTGGCGAAAAATCTTGAAAAAAATAACAGCCATATTTTGAGAATGGTAAACCTTATTCTTGAAGCATACCGCTTTGACTTAAAAGATTTAAAACTCACTATGACAAAGATAAATCTTTATGATGTGGTCGAAAATTGCTTTGAGCAACTACAAATTTTAGCTCAAGAGAAAAATATATGTTTAATAAATCAAATCCCGAATGATTTTCCCTTTATAGTTGCTGATCAAAATTCTTTAAACAGAATATTTTTAAACCTTGTATCAAATTCAATTGAAAATATCTCAGATGAAGGCAAAGTTTTGATATCTGTGGATTCTTATGAAAAATTCATTAATATTAATATTGAAGATAACGGGAACGGTATTTTGCAGGAAGACATTGAACATATATTTGATCGGTACTTTACAGGGAAAAGTTATGAAAGAAAAATAGGTTCGGGTCTGGGATTATTTGTATGTAAAGAGTTAATCCGGCTTCATAACGGAGAAATCTCCGTTCAAAGCGAAAAAGATAAATATACAAGATTTATAATAAAATTGCCTACTAAATTTGAAGAGAATTGGATATAA